A segment of the Candidatus Pelagisphaera phototrophica genome:
AGAGTCAAAATTCATATTCGACTTCCCCTATCCGGGTTGGGACTCGGATATTATTTGTTTAGTAGCGTCCCGGCTATGCCCGAATATAAGAGCTGAAAAAGTTGTTATGGGATGGGTGAAAGATGATCTGAGCCGTCCCGTGGTTATCGACAGAATGAAAAGAAAAGTCACAAGTAACCTGTGGGAATCATTAGCAAATTCTTGTGACTTCCCAATCCCGCCCACTGTGGACTATCCCCTTATAGGCAAAACAAAACAGGAGATTATTAATGAGCTACCGAAAGAGTTGATGGACCTGACATGGTCATGTCGAAAAGGTGGGCTCCGTCCCTGCGGAAAATGCCACTCCTGCAAAACTAGAGAAGGTCTATAATATACTTGAAAGTTACTGTCCATTTGCGCTACAAACTAATGTTGGAATCTATCCGGAATACATAACAGAACTAGAGCAGCGTAAGGTGCTTAACGTTTTGGCAGAGGCAGCAATCCTAAAAGGCCAGTCCTATTCAATAGGCAGCAGGTCTTTGTCAAGAGCCGATTTACGCGAAGTTAAAAAAGCCATAGACGACCTTAATAAACAATTAGCAGCACTCCGAAGTGGCAACCAAATCACTCAACATAGAGTAGTACCTCGAGATATTTAATTAGTGCAAA
Coding sequences within it:
- a CDS encoding 7-cyano-7-deazaguanine synthase — encoded protein: MKVLIMFSGGLDSTYMLWHYLTKTYYAVHTHHVSIQNRELNFKKEYESTEKIYAYCKNNFREFKTSESKFIFDFPYPGWDSDIICLVASRLCPNIRAEKVVMGWVKDDLSRPVVIDRMKRKVTSNLWESLANSCDFPIPPTVDYPLIGKTKQEIINELPKELMDLTWSCRKGGLRPCGKCHSCKTREGL
- a CDS encoding DUF6148 family protein, which codes for MLNVLAEAAILKGQSYSIGSRSLSRADLREVKKAIDDLNKQLAALRSGNQITQHRVVPRDI